From a single Planctellipticum variicoloris genomic region:
- a CDS encoding DEAD/DEAH box helicase — translation MPLASFHPLIQSWFASRYGEPTVTQRQGWPEIRLQRDTLIAAPTGTGKTLTAFLASLDRLLRLALAGELEDRTYVVYVSPLRALSNDIQRNLQEPLAEILRLAQETYPECPAIRAFVRTGDTPPRERQQMVRKPPQILVTTPESLYLILTGNKSREMLRSVETVIVDEIHAVARDKRGSHLALSLERLEALCERRPVRIGLSATQKPLDELAQYLSGSGRPRTSVVDIGHLRDLDLGVETPASDLQAVCSHEQWAEVYEHLVQLIESHRSTLIFVNTRKMAERVAHQLTERLGEDHVLSHHGSLAHSSRQQVEQRLKDGSLKAVVATASLELGIDVGHIDLVCQVGSPRSIATFLQRIGRAGHSLRAVPKGRLFALTRDELVECAALIHAVRNGRLDRVEIPVAPLDILAQQIVAAVACEDWDEEGLYQMVRQAYPYRDLPRTDFDAVLEMLGEGISPQRSRWGAYLHRDRVNGRLRARKSARLTAITCGGAIPEIASFRVVTDDENRTTVGTLDEDFAIESNAGDIFLLGNNSWRIRYVRGGDVVVSDAHGAPPSIPFWLGEAPGRTFELSAEVGVLREEIQALLADRTERATACDRLMTECRLTEPAAQQLLTYVDAQQAATGMVPTQRKILFERFFDESGGMQLVLHAPFGTRINRAWGLAMRKRFCRSFDFELQAAAGDNGIVLSLGEQHSFPLEQMFNLVPSRVARDVLVQAFLAVPFFKNRWRWNVTRALQLKRAMHGKRVPPHLQRMRSDDLLSAVFPAQTACQEHVVGDIEVPDHPLVRQTVDDCLQEASDLAGLMTVLQDLEAGRIEVVGLDSREPSPFSHELLNAQPYAFLDDAPLEERRARAVAMRRTLQVEALRDLARLDPDAIAQVKSEAWPLVRDADELHDVLLSQGGIFDPDRSEWRKWFNELRDAGRATVVTSAARSQHEPRSRTLWAATERMPLIRTVWPDAETRPDVNVPPGVRIDWSREEAIVNLVRGQMESLGPTTITALRHLVGLSPAEIEIALITLETQGAVLRGRFCGAGELEWCDRRLLSRIHRFTLEGLRRQIAPVPPEQFLQFLLRHHCIHPSLKLREQGGLLTALRQLEGFEAPAGHWERFLLPARMESFSTSWLDNVTFFGQAMWGRLRPLPVQGAMEGSTSGRPMKSLTRSTPITLMLREDLPWLLPPAPEQTTLQLTGLGSNAQAAYEAFVRYGALFPAQLGTFLQLLPSQVEDVLGELAAAGLVTSDGFPALRSLLATDNERKLKRSRLRSARYARAGLSDPSAGRWTLLRSPLLPQVEETERTENWCRLLLRRYGVMFRDLLANESAAPSWPELVRTYRRLEARGEIRGGRFVSGVSGEQYALPEVIAPLRSAGDDSDQPIVLSATDPLNLTGRIGGTPRVPASPGYSVRIVSGRLEREDLPVEAEMIAS, via the coding sequence TTGCCACTCGCGTCTTTTCATCCGCTGATCCAGAGCTGGTTTGCCAGTCGGTATGGCGAGCCCACCGTCACTCAACGGCAGGGCTGGCCCGAGATCCGCCTGCAGCGCGATACCCTCATTGCCGCCCCGACCGGGACCGGCAAGACGTTGACGGCGTTCCTGGCGAGTCTGGATCGGCTGCTGCGCCTGGCGTTGGCGGGGGAACTCGAAGACCGGACGTATGTCGTATACGTCTCGCCGTTGCGGGCGTTGTCCAATGATATTCAGCGAAATCTGCAGGAGCCGCTCGCTGAGATCCTGCGGCTGGCTCAGGAGACGTATCCGGAGTGTCCCGCCATTCGGGCGTTTGTGCGGACCGGGGATACGCCGCCCAGAGAACGTCAGCAGATGGTTCGCAAGCCGCCGCAGATTCTCGTTACGACGCCGGAATCGCTGTATTTGATTCTGACCGGCAACAAGAGCCGGGAGATGCTCCGGTCCGTGGAGACGGTCATCGTCGACGAGATCCACGCCGTCGCCCGGGACAAGCGGGGAAGCCATCTGGCTCTGTCGCTGGAACGACTGGAGGCATTGTGCGAGCGGCGACCAGTTCGGATCGGGCTGAGCGCTACTCAGAAACCGCTCGACGAGTTGGCTCAATACCTGTCCGGGAGCGGGCGACCGCGGACATCGGTCGTCGATATCGGCCACCTGCGGGATCTCGATCTGGGAGTGGAAACGCCCGCCAGCGATCTGCAGGCGGTCTGCAGCCACGAACAATGGGCGGAGGTCTACGAGCATCTGGTGCAGTTGATCGAGTCGCACCGCAGTACGCTGATCTTCGTCAATACCCGGAAGATGGCCGAGCGGGTCGCCCATCAACTGACCGAACGCCTGGGGGAAGATCACGTCCTTTCCCATCACGGCAGCCTGGCCCACAGCAGTCGGCAGCAGGTCGAGCAGCGGTTGAAGGACGGGAGCCTGAAGGCGGTTGTCGCGACGGCGTCGCTGGAACTGGGGATCGATGTGGGGCACATCGATCTGGTCTGCCAGGTGGGGAGCCCGCGGTCGATCGCCACGTTTCTGCAGCGGATCGGCCGGGCCGGGCACTCATTGCGGGCGGTTCCCAAAGGACGGCTGTTCGCGCTGACGCGGGATGAGCTCGTGGAATGCGCGGCCTTGATCCACGCGGTGCGGAACGGCCGGCTGGATCGTGTGGAGATTCCCGTCGCGCCGCTCGATATTCTCGCCCAGCAGATTGTGGCCGCTGTCGCGTGCGAAGACTGGGATGAAGAGGGCCTGTACCAGATGGTGCGGCAGGCGTATCCCTATCGGGACCTGCCGCGGACCGATTTTGACGCCGTCCTGGAGATGCTCGGCGAAGGGATCTCGCCGCAGCGGAGTCGCTGGGGAGCGTACCTGCATCGGGACCGCGTGAACGGTCGCTTGCGCGCCCGTAAGAGCGCCCGGTTGACGGCGATTACCTGCGGCGGAGCGATTCCGGAGATCGCCAGTTTCCGCGTGGTGACGGACGACGAAAACCGGACGACGGTCGGCACTCTCGACGAAGATTTTGCGATTGAAAGCAACGCCGGCGACATCTTTCTCCTGGGGAACAATTCCTGGCGGATTCGGTACGTGCGGGGCGGTGATGTCGTCGTCTCTGACGCTCATGGAGCGCCCCCCAGCATTCCGTTCTGGCTGGGAGAGGCCCCTGGGCGGACCTTTGAACTTTCCGCGGAAGTCGGCGTGCTCCGCGAGGAAATTCAGGCGCTGCTGGCAGACCGGACAGAGCGTGCAACGGCGTGCGATCGACTGATGACCGAATGCCGGCTGACGGAGCCCGCGGCTCAGCAGTTGCTGACGTACGTCGACGCCCAGCAGGCGGCGACGGGAATGGTTCCCACGCAACGAAAAATCCTGTTCGAGCGATTCTTCGATGAATCGGGCGGGATGCAACTGGTCCTGCACGCGCCGTTCGGGACGCGAATCAACCGGGCGTGGGGGCTGGCGATGCGCAAGCGGTTCTGCCGGTCGTTCGACTTCGAACTTCAGGCGGCCGCCGGAGACAACGGCATCGTCCTCTCACTGGGAGAACAGCACAGTTTTCCGCTCGAGCAGATGTTCAATCTGGTGCCTTCGCGCGTTGCCCGAGATGTCCTGGTGCAGGCGTTTCTGGCGGTGCCGTTCTTCAAGAACCGGTGGCGCTGGAACGTGACGCGGGCTTTGCAGCTCAAGCGGGCGATGCACGGAAAACGAGTGCCGCCCCACCTGCAACGGATGCGATCCGACGATCTGTTGTCCGCGGTGTTTCCCGCCCAGACCGCCTGCCAGGAACATGTCGTCGGGGACATCGAAGTGCCCGATCATCCTCTCGTCCGGCAGACGGTCGATGACTGCTTGCAGGAGGCCTCCGATCTGGCGGGGTTGATGACGGTTCTGCAGGATTTGGAAGCGGGGAGAATCGAAGTCGTCGGGCTCGATTCGCGCGAGCCGTCGCCGTTCTCGCACGAGCTCCTCAATGCGCAGCCCTACGCGTTCCTGGACGACGCCCCGCTGGAGGAACGTCGGGCCAGGGCCGTCGCAATGCGAAGAACGTTGCAGGTCGAAGCCCTCCGCGACCTGGCCCGACTCGATCCCGACGCCATTGCCCAGGTGAAGTCCGAAGCCTGGCCGCTGGTCCGGGACGCGGATGAGCTCCACGATGTCCTGCTGTCGCAAGGGGGGATCTTCGATCCGGATCGGTCCGAATGGCGGAAGTGGTTCAACGAGTTGCGTGACGCCGGTCGCGCGACGGTCGTGACCAGCGCCGCCCGATCCCAGCACGAACCGCGCAGCCGGACCCTCTGGGCGGCGACCGAGCGGATGCCGCTCATCCGGACGGTCTGGCCCGATGCCGAAACTCGCCCGGACGTCAACGTCCCTCCAGGAGTCCGCATCGACTGGTCGCGGGAAGAGGCGATCGTCAATCTCGTCCGGGGGCAGATGGAGTCCCTGGGACCGACGACGATCACCGCGTTGCGCCATCTTGTCGGGCTGTCTCCCGCCGAAATCGAAATCGCCCTGATCACGCTGGAAACGCAGGGGGCGGTGTTGCGAGGACGGTTCTGTGGAGCCGGCGAGCTGGAGTGGTGCGACCGCCGGTTGCTGTCGCGCATTCACCGGTTTACGCTCGAAGGGCTGCGACGCCAGATCGCTCCGGTTCCACCGGAGCAGTTTCTGCAGTTTCTGTTGCGGCACCATTGCATCCATCCATCGCTGAAGCTCCGCGAACAGGGGGGCCTTCTGACGGCGCTGCGCCAGTTGGAAGGATTTGAAGCCCCCGCCGGCCACTGGGAAAGATTCCTGTTGCCGGCGCGGATGGAATCGTTCAGCACGAGCTGGCTCGACAACGTCACCTTTTTCGGCCAGGCCATGTGGGGTCGGTTGCGTCCGCTGCCAGTTCAGGGAGCGATGGAGGGATCGACGAGCGGTCGGCCGATGAAATCGCTGACTCGCTCGACTCCCATCACTCTGATGCTGCGCGAGGATCTGCCCTGGTTGCTTCCCCCTGCGCCGGAACAGACCACGCTTCAGCTTACGGGACTCGGGAGCAATGCCCAAGCCGCTTACGAAGCCTTCGTCCGCTACGGAGCCTTGTTCCCGGCACAACTGGGAACGTTTCTGCAACTGCTCCCCAGCCAGGTGGAAGATGTTCTCGGCGAACTGGCCGCGGCGGGACTGGTGACCAGCGACGGCTTCCCGGCGCTGCGATCGCTCCTCGCCACCGACAATGAGCGCAAGTTGAAACGATCGCGTCTGCGCAGCGCCCGCTATGCCCGAGCCGGGCTGTCCGATCCGTCCGCAGGGCGGTGGACGCTGCTGCGGTCTCCACTGCTTCCGCAAGTCGAAGAGACGGAACGGACGGAAAACTGGTGCCGGCTCCTGCTCCGTCGATACGGCGTCATGTTCCGCGATCTCCTGGCGAACGAATCGGCGGCTCCTTCATGGCCGGAACTGGTCCGCACGTATCGTCGACTGGAGGCTCGTGGCGAAATCCGCGGCGGCCGGTTCGTTTCCGGCGTCTCCGGAGAACAGTACGCGTTGCCGGAAGTGATTGCTCCTCTCCGATCCGCGGGAGATGACAGCGATCAGCCGATCGTCCTTTCCGCGACAGATCCGTTGAACCTGACCGGGCGGATTGGCGGCACGCCGCGGGTCCCGGCTTCGCCAGGGTATTCGGTGCGGATTGTCTCTGGACGGCTGGAACGAGAAGACTTGCCCGTCGAGGCGGAAATGATCGCGTCGTGA